In Vibrio bathopelagicus, one DNA window encodes the following:
- the tssI gene encoding type VI secretion system Vgr family protein, which produces MVNDVEFKFELQGSEHDFRVESFQVIEELSKPFQISLSLLSLDPDISFDALIRKPGSLTLYGQGVSSARCFHGVVNEVRYLGSGRRFSRYQLTLVPQAWFLSQRQDCRIFQQKSASAIISEVLDDASVTDYRLELSGVYPSKEYVLQYRETDLEFVQRILAEHGMWYYFEHTEANHTMVIVDSNDAIAELLSSPLNGSYLGPIVYHADGGGVADREHISDLELVNRVKTGHVTYTDYNYEFPKIPQEMSSSGELDLDLKLFDFPGRYVDPMMGQVRSNEWMSEHVVDNQQVEATSNVMRLASGYSFSISEHPRSAINRDYLMLSVMHSGHDPQVHEDETNGLPTTYHNQFACIPRNVEFRAPKLEAPLVEGTQTAVVVGPAGEEIYTDKLGRIKVQFHWDRYGESDEHSSCWIRVSQSMAAPTWGAVYLPRIGHEVVVTFLEGDPDRPLVTGAVYNGLHYPPYSLPENKTRTTFRTQTHKGTGYNELSFEDEANQEEVYIHAQKDMSTKVLNNRYRDIGQDEFLKVARHQTNDVHGDHKETIDGHKTTLVNSTFTETVEQDVSVTYNANETQYVKNNSDLEIGDNQVTKIGKNDDLDVGENSNLTVGASKSSDIGADDNQTVGGNLTVSVKGNTSYKADGATQIISGDKIVLKTGGSSLVMNSDGSIKLSGSSITIEGSDKVVIKGGNVAIN; this is translated from the coding sequence ATGGTGAATGACGTAGAATTTAAGTTTGAACTGCAAGGCTCTGAACATGATTTTCGTGTGGAGAGCTTTCAGGTAATCGAAGAGCTTTCAAAGCCTTTTCAAATCAGCCTATCATTACTTTCACTTGATCCTGATATCTCATTTGATGCACTCATCCGTAAACCAGGCAGCTTGACTCTATATGGTCAAGGTGTCAGTTCAGCGAGATGCTTTCACGGTGTGGTTAATGAGGTCCGTTACCTTGGGTCGGGTCGGAGATTCTCTCGTTACCAATTGACTCTTGTTCCACAAGCTTGGTTTTTAAGCCAAAGACAAGACTGCCGTATTTTTCAACAAAAATCAGCGTCGGCGATCATTTCTGAAGTCTTAGATGATGCGTCAGTTACTGATTATCGATTAGAGCTGTCAGGTGTATATCCTTCAAAAGAATACGTGCTCCAATATCGAGAGACAGACCTTGAGTTTGTTCAACGAATTCTGGCAGAACACGGAATGTGGTACTACTTCGAGCATACAGAAGCTAACCACACGATGGTTATTGTCGACAGTAATGACGCAATAGCTGAGTTATTGAGCTCACCACTGAACGGGTCTTATTTGGGGCCAATTGTTTACCATGCTGATGGTGGTGGTGTTGCAGACCGCGAGCATATCTCAGACCTTGAACTCGTTAATCGAGTGAAAACTGGCCACGTTACTTACACCGACTATAACTATGAATTTCCGAAGATCCCTCAAGAAATGAGTAGCTCCGGTGAACTCGATTTAGACTTGAAATTATTCGATTTCCCAGGACGTTACGTTGATCCAATGATGGGTCAAGTAAGATCAAATGAATGGATGTCTGAACATGTTGTTGATAATCAGCAAGTAGAGGCGACCAGTAATGTCATGAGACTGGCGTCTGGATACAGTTTTAGTATCAGTGAGCATCCACGTTCAGCCATCAACCGCGATTACCTCATGTTATCGGTAATGCATAGTGGCCATGACCCTCAGGTTCATGAAGATGAAACTAATGGTCTGCCAACTACATATCACAATCAGTTTGCGTGCATTCCTAGGAATGTTGAGTTTAGAGCTCCAAAACTTGAAGCTCCTTTGGTTGAAGGTACACAAACGGCAGTTGTCGTGGGGCCTGCAGGCGAAGAAATCTATACCGATAAGCTTGGGCGAATCAAAGTTCAGTTCCATTGGGACCGTTATGGCGAGAGCGATGAGCATTCGAGTTGTTGGATTCGAGTTAGCCAATCAATGGCAGCACCGACTTGGGGTGCGGTATACCTACCTCGCATCGGTCATGAGGTGGTTGTTACCTTCCTAGAGGGAGACCCGGACAGGCCTTTAGTTACTGGTGCAGTTTATAACGGGCTTCATTATCCCCCTTATTCGTTACCGGAGAATAAAACGCGTACGACTTTCAGAACTCAAACGCATAAAGGGACCGGCTATAATGAGTTGAGCTTTGAAGATGAAGCTAACCAAGAAGAAGTCTATATTCATGCGCAAAAAGATATGTCGACCAAGGTTTTAAATAACCGCTATCGCGACATAGGCCAAGATGAGTTCTTAAAGGTTGCACGCCATCAGACGAATGATGTTCACGGTGATCACAAAGAGACCATTGACGGACACAAGACTACCCTGGTTAACAGCACGTTTACTGAAACTGTCGAGCAAGATGTATCCGTTACTTACAACGCTAATGAAACTCAATATGTTAAGAACAACTCTGATCTAGAAATTGGAGACAATCAAGTTACCAAGATTGGTAAGAATGATGACTTGGATGTGGGTGAAAATAGCAATTTAACGGTAGGTGCATCAAAAAGTTCTGATATAGGGGCCGATGATAACCAGACGGTTGGTGGCAACTTAACGGTCTCTGTTAAAGGAAATACTTCATACAAAGCCGATGGTGCGACCCAGATCATAAGCGGTGACAAGATAGTACTGAAAACAGGTGGTTCGTCATTAGTGATGAATAGCGACGGTTCTATCAAGTTGTCAGGTTCCTCAATAACCATTGAAGGAAGCGATAAAGTTGTAATCAAAGGTGGAAATGTAGCGATCAATTAA
- a CDS encoding Hcp family type VI secretion system effector, translated as MPTPAYMSINGETQGHITKDTYSADSVGNTWQEAHVDEFLVQELDHVLTVPRDPQSGQPTGQRVHRPVVVTKVQDRCSPLLFNALVSGEKLPECVIRFYRTSVQGKQEHYYSIKLIDALLVDIQTRMNHCQDAATSDRVTEEVLKLTYRAIEVTHENCGTAGNDDWRAPREA; from the coding sequence ATGCCAACTCCAGCATATATGTCTATCAATGGTGAAACTCAAGGTCACATTACTAAAGATACTTACTCTGCAGATTCTGTAGGTAACACTTGGCAAGAAGCTCACGTTGATGAGTTCCTAGTTCAAGAACTTGATCACGTACTAACAGTTCCACGTGACCCACAAAGTGGCCAACCAACAGGTCAACGTGTTCACCGCCCTGTAGTAGTAACTAAAGTACAAGACCGTTGTTCACCTCTGTTATTCAACGCATTAGTGTCTGGCGAAAAGCTTCCTGAGTGTGTAATCCGTTTTTACCGTACTTCGGTACAAGGTAAGCAAGAGCACTACTACTCAATCAAGTTAATTGATGCACTACTAGTAGATATTCAAACTCGTATGAATCACTGTCAAGACGCTGCAACTTCAGATCGTGTAACTGAAGAAGTACTTAAGCTGACTTATCGTGCAATCGAAGTAACTCACGAAAACTGTGGTACTGCTGGTAACGATGACTGGCGTGCTCCACGCGAAGCTTAA
- a CDS encoding OmpA family protein: MSFVDTCNVIPLHANYYLFGAYYIGKYDSKTQKTIFPTWHEKPSLVENKSVTNIRPLAKVPMLNLTNSDNPALWATNQEFKLCSLGNGKPDKDGVFEVISPECPIHSLGKDLPKGDEQTFSFRFPSLPLIASLAELSPKELAVQIAKLSGQLDNSEVQLTLTEISTDQLAAPYQADANGQLSEENAAYNKWYEEVRALKQPLKGFVLPVVSSCAIVFSDEGYLNASVSLYKFKVGNGKGTDEGQYEKVGDTVQAVLPQKTESSDQNQYPCAIFHVDPAAFDEGLYSIRVEFIPSQMDKPIPDFVKNANIEQYEDGLDTAYTYELREHISFSASTPLGKFAIVSGDMISLEESLIYQYPQYFSNMKHYLHGNAQGAAANTPASRSLTLLKNIRDVSAQLGAGLMSGSLQDTLDSDGRQAVFNNVSKLYWDAVKTGMPPAMKAAGELYYGIYSTKAALDTLRGLESPQTASLGWKALFHAKVFNTPDLQANAFSTAMEAAMGNRKVVAGRVAEAWLTGGTSIGVNAFGTVTSGIDLVNKAKAVLKQGKKVTTANKATDEVADDYLKHIPVWKTRNTAQEDKIDQALEKAREKSKEQITAYMVNDSRGAGIGIKFEFNSKETELKENEAVFMELGSALAEVLEAESNLRVEIEGHSCQVDTAEKNMQVAADRAENAKTLLLKVSSVFKDRISVEAFGESRPIYVPAEGEKIDRNNPNLKQNRRVVIRIYMQSFDVYFHPSRYGSQAMERSRLALEIAMNTEDTLEAELRMAVFDSLVDVASYVPVVAPVARGVIVAKEGTKAAISAVKMIDHALLDSLLNELNEKHNVKRELERLSNIHIELLKELRKSNIALERKEINSYKELVAHFESEESRTELLKRYQLRALAINGLVLLLADLGVKAHADSLVSFESLVKRYKVKDYIERYILGDDWSVHTIKGNTMAANWKNQCENQFYDALAEKMPAASQYWPAPISENSRMSAYSWHQVGDNNKASGAFNRVFPVQTMLFEHPEESMFENFTQAFNPQDTELKKEAVGFCRILIKSARFQESDKPDWLPYDSWIKQSDNGHIGPYDKVKVQIVLTKEHKYAQEVIIGYNRVDGLENINGPAFRDWMLPKRAADFEVDPNGEIAKFYKQQGVNEDSTLIAIDHCPSYRFGSVMIDGMKPMTSKSKLLFADAIFSLAASGSAKAGNPSDYFSETDSFKRYVKGGGFQNMRYSLSIRKKKGDVNFYLPVDYIQDKDFDDLPDELKVGVLSTETKLVLLDTHLGEKALLLREKDLMVESFTLMNAKSKKNSIPIIKGIKQQVVAIETQSSGLNLFQNKEWLNSARNIRRDGFSWDNKGQEDPASIYVLLLGDTHNKDAYESTRMNWDSVNMSIQLGLEGNKGKLVKGPRYFSDMYHIGEFSCDNGSWELTKSSSEKNRSEINAMKIFIDKAVASLEKENDLQKGQGYTVYCMKFDLDYVAPTGAQLKGLRPFGGVIGGKANLELSITHLNQVEVDGTHDYDKGRDVVVSLPSLSSDKALAGNFFSDMPWLIFKEPTKNGVDKSASETWKQYDDTERKKWLKYWIEKQPAATQAPKPLEKSLDNPI; encoded by the coding sequence ATGAGCTTTGTTGATACATGTAATGTGATACCACTTCATGCTAATTACTACTTGTTTGGTGCTTATTATATTGGGAAGTATGATTCCAAAACGCAAAAAACAATATTCCCGACTTGGCATGAAAAGCCAAGCTTAGTCGAGAATAAGAGTGTAACTAATATTCGCCCGTTAGCAAAAGTGCCAATGCTTAACCTAACCAATAGCGATAACCCAGCACTTTGGGCGACCAACCAAGAGTTTAAATTATGCTCATTGGGTAATGGAAAGCCGGATAAAGATGGGGTGTTTGAAGTAATTTCTCCAGAATGCCCTATCCATTCTTTAGGCAAAGACTTACCAAAAGGGGATGAACAAACTTTCAGTTTTCGTTTTCCATCATTGCCACTTATTGCCTCACTTGCAGAGCTATCACCTAAAGAGTTGGCTGTACAAATTGCAAAGCTTAGTGGTCAATTGGATAACAGCGAAGTTCAACTTACACTAACTGAGATCAGCACAGATCAATTGGCAGCTCCTTATCAAGCAGATGCTAACGGTCAGCTGAGCGAAGAGAACGCAGCATACAACAAGTGGTACGAAGAAGTTCGTGCTCTCAAGCAACCACTTAAGGGCTTTGTTCTACCCGTTGTTTCTAGTTGTGCAATCGTTTTTTCGGATGAAGGGTATTTAAACGCTTCAGTTAGTTTGTATAAGTTTAAAGTTGGGAATGGCAAAGGAACCGACGAAGGTCAGTATGAGAAAGTTGGGGATACAGTTCAAGCTGTGCTGCCCCAAAAGACAGAGAGTAGTGATCAAAACCAATATCCATGTGCGATATTTCATGTCGATCCGGCAGCATTTGATGAAGGGCTTTACAGTATTCGGGTGGAATTTATACCAAGTCAAATGGATAAACCGATTCCTGATTTTGTTAAGAACGCCAATATTGAGCAGTATGAAGATGGTTTAGATACTGCTTACACATACGAACTACGTGAACATATATCTTTTTCTGCTAGCACGCCATTAGGTAAATTCGCCATTGTCAGTGGCGATATGATTTCCCTAGAAGAGTCTTTGATTTATCAATACCCGCAGTATTTCAGCAACATGAAGCACTACCTTCATGGTAATGCACAAGGAGCAGCAGCCAATACACCAGCTTCTAGAAGTTTAACGTTACTTAAGAATATCCGAGATGTTTCTGCACAATTAGGTGCAGGGCTGATGAGTGGTAGCCTGCAAGACACCCTAGATAGCGATGGCAGGCAAGCGGTGTTTAATAATGTCTCGAAACTCTATTGGGATGCTGTGAAAACAGGTATGCCACCGGCGATGAAAGCAGCTGGGGAACTTTATTATGGAATCTATAGTACTAAAGCGGCACTTGATACATTACGTGGTTTGGAATCTCCCCAAACAGCAAGTCTAGGGTGGAAAGCATTGTTTCACGCAAAAGTGTTTAATACTCCGGATCTGCAAGCGAATGCATTTTCCACGGCAATGGAAGCCGCCATGGGTAATCGAAAAGTGGTGGCAGGGCGAGTGGCTGAAGCGTGGCTTACTGGAGGGACATCGATTGGGGTTAATGCGTTTGGCACAGTGACCAGTGGCATCGACTTGGTTAACAAAGCCAAGGCGGTTTTAAAGCAGGGCAAAAAAGTAACAACTGCAAACAAGGCGACTGATGAAGTCGCTGATGATTACCTAAAACATATCCCAGTTTGGAAAACTAGAAACACAGCCCAAGAGGATAAAATTGATCAGGCACTAGAAAAGGCGCGCGAGAAGTCTAAAGAACAAATCACAGCCTATATGGTGAATGATTCTCGCGGTGCAGGAATTGGAATCAAGTTTGAATTTAATTCTAAAGAAACTGAACTAAAAGAAAACGAAGCTGTGTTCATGGAGCTAGGATCCGCACTTGCGGAGGTTTTAGAAGCGGAATCAAATTTAAGGGTGGAGATTGAGGGGCATTCATGCCAAGTCGATACCGCTGAAAAGAATATGCAGGTGGCGGCAGATCGAGCAGAAAATGCAAAAACTCTTCTCCTAAAGGTATCTTCTGTTTTTAAAGACCGAATTTCAGTTGAGGCGTTTGGGGAAAGCCGACCTATCTATGTTCCAGCCGAAGGCGAAAAAATTGACCGTAATAATCCAAACTTAAAACAGAATCGACGAGTCGTCATACGTATATATATGCAATCTTTCGATGTGTATTTTCATCCTAGTCGTTATGGCTCACAAGCGATGGAGCGTTCACGTTTAGCGCTTGAAATCGCGATGAACACTGAAGATACACTTGAAGCCGAATTACGGATGGCGGTTTTCGATAGTTTGGTTGATGTTGCTTCGTATGTGCCGGTCGTTGCTCCGGTTGCTCGTGGGGTAATTGTAGCTAAAGAAGGAACAAAAGCTGCCATTTCAGCTGTCAAAATGATTGACCATGCGCTACTGGATTCCTTGTTGAATGAGCTGAATGAAAAGCATAATGTGAAGCGTGAATTGGAACGATTATCCAATATTCATATTGAGTTACTTAAAGAACTACGCAAAAGTAATATTGCTTTAGAAAGGAAGGAAATCAATTCCTACAAAGAGCTTGTTGCTCACTTCGAGAGTGAAGAATCTAGAACGGAATTGCTAAAGCGCTACCAGCTTAGAGCTTTGGCAATCAATGGTTTGGTTTTACTACTCGCCGATCTTGGTGTTAAAGCGCATGCTGATTCATTGGTGTCATTTGAGTCTTTGGTGAAGCGTTATAAAGTAAAAGACTATATTGAGCGTTATATTCTAGGAGATGATTGGTCAGTCCATACGATTAAAGGAAACACTATGGCTGCCAATTGGAAGAACCAATGTGAAAATCAATTTTATGATGCGTTGGCTGAAAAAATGCCAGCGGCTTCACAATATTGGCCAGCACCAATCTCTGAGAACAGCAGGATGAGTGCTTACTCTTGGCATCAAGTTGGAGATAACAATAAAGCTTCAGGGGCTTTTAATCGAGTTTTTCCTGTTCAAACGATGCTATTTGAACACCCAGAAGAAAGCATGTTTGAAAACTTTACTCAGGCATTTAACCCACAAGACACTGAACTAAAAAAAGAGGCGGTAGGGTTCTGTCGAATCTTAATTAAATCGGCGCGCTTTCAAGAATCAGATAAGCCCGATTGGTTACCTTATGATAGTTGGATCAAACAATCAGATAATGGTCATATAGGGCCGTACGATAAAGTTAAAGTTCAGATAGTGCTAACCAAGGAGCATAAGTACGCTCAGGAAGTGATCATAGGCTATAACCGAGTAGATGGTCTTGAAAATATAAATGGTCCCGCTTTCAGAGATTGGATGTTACCTAAAAGGGCCGCTGATTTTGAAGTTGACCCAAATGGTGAAATTGCTAAGTTTTATAAACAGCAAGGTGTCAATGAAGATTCAACATTGATTGCAATAGACCATTGTCCATCTTATCGATTCGGTAGTGTGATGATTGATGGAATGAAGCCGATGACATCAAAGTCTAAGCTACTGTTTGCTGACGCGATATTTAGTCTTGCAGCTTCTGGGAGTGCGAAAGCCGGGAACCCAAGTGATTATTTTTCTGAAACCGATTCATTTAAGCGCTATGTGAAAGGCGGCGGCTTTCAAAATATGCGTTACAGCCTATCGATTAGAAAAAAGAAAGGGGATGTCAATTTCTACCTACCTGTGGATTACATACAAGATAAAGACTTTGACGACTTACCAGATGAGTTAAAAGTTGGAGTGTTGAGTACCGAAACGAAGTTAGTATTGCTTGATACTCATCTCGGCGAGAAGGCGTTACTTTTGCGTGAGAAAGATCTTATGGTCGAGAGCTTTACCTTAATGAATGCTAAGAGTAAGAAGAACTCTATTCCAATCATCAAAGGGATAAAGCAACAAGTCGTCGCTATCGAAACTCAATCATCAGGTCTAAATTTATTCCAAAATAAGGAATGGTTGAATTCTGCTCGTAATATTCGACGCGATGGGTTTTCATGGGACAACAAAGGACAAGAAGATCCAGCGAGTATTTACGTTTTGCTATTGGGTGATACTCATAATAAAGATGCGTACGAATCGACACGAATGAACTGGGACTCAGTGAATATGTCTATTCAACTCGGACTAGAAGGTAATAAAGGAAAGTTGGTTAAGGGCCCTAGGTACTTTTCAGACATGTACCATATTGGTGAGTTTTCTTGTGACAATGGTTCTTGGGAGTTGACGAAATCATCGTCAGAAAAAAATCGTAGTGAGATCAATGCGATGAAAATCTTTATTGATAAAGCTGTGGCTAGCTTAGAGAAAGAGAATGATTTGCAAAAAGGCCAAGGCTATACAGTTTATTGCATGAAGTTTGATTTGGATTATGTTGCGCCAACGGGAGCACAGCTAAAAGGTTTAAGGCCATTTGGAGGAGTCATCGGAGGCAAAGCAAACCTTGAACTGTCTATTACTCACTTAAACCAAGTTGAAGTAGATGGCACACATGATTATGACAAAGGAAGAGATGTCGTTGTGTCATTACCGTCTTTAAGCTCAGATAAAGCTCTTGCCGGTAATTTCTTTAGTGATATGCCATGGCTTATTTTTAAAGAACCAACAAAAAATGGTGTGGATAAGTCAGCGTCAGAAACGTGGAAACAGTACGACGACACAGAACGGAAAAAATGGCTGAAATACTGGATAGAAAAACAACCAGCAGCCACTCAAGCACCTAAGCCTTTAGAAAAGTCATTAGATAACCCAATCTAG